A genome region from Candidatus Binatia bacterium includes the following:
- a CDS encoding amidohydrolase family protein, producing MTSPYREIFHRKGVVFPPLDHFHAGRAVETPPQRDGRPPVGPEGWLAFLDDVGIEWTVLYPTVALSYGKIVSLDYAVEVSRAYNDWLYDAYLKFDPRFKGMALIPMQDPEEAAKELRRAVTELGMLGAMMPSNGLAHPLGAKAYWPVYAEADRLGCCLAIHGGCHDRFGMDHMNMYVPVHALGHPWGLTVSFADILYNGIFDRFPRVRIAFLEGGVAWLLLCIERLYASHETHFQHIPAGQFGVREEEDPKKYILKLIKQDRVFLGCETEELTMPFAVKVVGNKPFLYSSDFPHEVTNESCKRDIAELMESGDISEDDKAAILYRNAERFYKLPL from the coding sequence ATGACTTCCCCTTATCGGGAAATTTTTCACCGCAAGGGCGTGGTCTTTCCGCCGCTCGACCATTTCCATGCCGGACGCGCGGTGGAAACGCCGCCGCAGAGGGACGGGCGGCCGCCCGTCGGCCCCGAAGGCTGGCTCGCTTTTCTCGACGACGTCGGCATCGAATGGACCGTGCTCTACCCGACGGTCGCGCTTTCCTATGGGAAGATCGTCAGCCTCGACTACGCGGTGGAGGTTTCGCGCGCGTACAACGACTGGCTCTATGACGCCTACTTGAAGTTCGACCCGCGCTTCAAGGGAATGGCGCTGATCCCGATGCAGGACCCGGAGGAAGCCGCCAAAGAACTCCGGCGCGCGGTCACCGAGCTGGGGATGTTGGGCGCGATGATGCCGTCCAACGGCCTCGCGCATCCGTTGGGCGCGAAGGCGTACTGGCCGGTTTACGCCGAGGCCGATCGCCTCGGCTGCTGCCTTGCGATCCACGGCGGCTGCCACGACCGCTTCGGCATGGACCACATGAACATGTACGTGCCCGTGCACGCGCTGGGCCATCCATGGGGGCTCACGGTCAGCTTCGCCGATATCCTTTATAACGGCATCTTCGACCGCTTCCCGCGCGTCCGGATCGCCTTCCTCGAAGGCGGCGTCGCCTGGCTCTTGCTCTGTATCGAACGGCTGTACGCGTCGCATGAAACCCACTTCCAGCATATTCCAGCGGGCCAGTTCGGAGTCCGGGAGGAGGAGGATCCGAAAAAGTATATCCTCAAACTGATCAAGCAGGACCGCGTCTTCCTCGGCTGCGAAACGGAGGAGCTGACGATGCCCTTCGCCGTCAAAGTCGTCGGCAACAAGCCGTTCCTGTACTCTTCCGACTTTCCGCACGAAGTCACGAACGAGAGCTGCAAGCGCGACATCGCCGAGCTGATGGAGAGCGGGGATATCAGCGAGGACGACAAGGCGGCGATTCTCTATCGGAACGCGGAGAGGTTTTACAAGCTCCCGCTTTAA